One window of Ziziphus jujuba cultivar Dongzao chromosome 5, ASM3175591v1 genomic DNA carries:
- the LOC107421146 gene encoding cysteine--tRNA ligase, chloroplastic/mitochondrial isoform X4: MSYLQCLPPSVEPRVSDHMPQIKDMIKKIIDNGYAYIVDGDVYFTVDKFPEYGRLSGRKLEDNRAGERVAVDSRKKNPADFALWKSAKEGEPFWDSPWGPGRPGWHIECSAMSAAYLGYSFDIHGGGMDLVFPHHENEIAQSCAACEQTNISYWIHNGFVTIDSEKMSKSLGNFFTIRQVIDVYHPLALRLFLLSTHYRSPVNYSDVQLESASDRIFYIYQTLLDCEDVLSQHDEATRKDSIPPDTVDGINKFHNVVVASMSDDLRTPDVLAALSDPLKTINDLVHTRKGKKQNLRIESLAALEKTIRNVLSILGLMPASYSEILHQLREKALKRAKLTENQVLQKIEERTIARKNKEYEKSDAIRKDLAAVGITLMDSPDGTTWRPAVPLALQEQQVTET, from the exons ATGTCCTATCTTCAATGCCTGCCTCCTTCTGTGGAACCGCGAGTGTCGGATCACATGCCACAAATAAAAGACATGATCAAGAAG ATTATTGATAATGGGTATGCCTACATAGTTGATGGGGATGTATACTTCACTGTAGACAAGTTTCCAGAATATGGGCGTCTATCTGGGCGGAAGTTAGAAGATAACCGAGCTGGTGAGCGAGTTGCTGTTGACTCAAGGAAGAAAAATCCTGCCGATTTTGCTTTATGGAAG tcaGCAAAGGAGGGGGAACCCTTCTGGGACAGTCCATGGGGTCCTGGAAGACCTGGTTGGCATATTGAATGTAGTGCCATGAGTGCAGCTTATCTGGGTTACTCTTTTGATATACATGGTGGAGGTATGGACCTTGTGTTTCCTCACCATGAAAATGAAATTGCTCAGAGCTGTGCTGCTTGCGAGCAGACTAATATAAGCTATTGGATACACAATGGATTTGTCACTATTGACTCAGAGAAAATGTCCAAATCCCTTGGAAACTTCTTCACAATTAGGCAG GTTATAGACGTTTACCATCCATTGGCTTTGAGACTTTTCTTGTTGAGCACCCACTATCGGTCACCAGTCAACTATTCTGATGTACAGCTTGAAAGTGCTTCAGACCGTATTTTCTATATCTATCAG ACATTACTTGATTGTGAAGATGTTCTAAGCCAACATGATGAGGCAACTCGGAAAGATTCCATCCCACCTGATACCGTTGATGGCATCAATAAGTTTCATAACGTTGTTGTGGCATCAATGTCGGATGATCTTCGCACTCCCGATGTTCTGGCTGCACTATCTGATCcattaaaaacaattaatgaTCTTGTACATACTCGTAAG ggaaagaaacaaaatttacGAATAGAATCACTTGCAGCTTTGGAAAAGACAATCAGGAATGTGTTGAGTATTTTAGGACTCATGCCTGCAAGTTATTCCGAG ATCCTACATCAACTAAGAGAAAAAGCCTTGAAGCGTGCCAAATTAACAGAAAATCAAGTCTTGCAAAAAATTGAGGAAAGGACAATAGCAAGGAAGAATAAAGAATATGAAAAATCAGATGCAATCAGAAAAGATTTAGCTGCTGTGGGAATTACCCTTATGGACAGCCCAGATGGAACAACCTGGAGACCAGCTGTACCACTTGCACTTCAGGAGCAGCAGGTTACAGAAACTTAA
- the LOC107421845 gene encoding hydroxyproline O-galactosyltransferase HPGT3-like isoform X1, producing the protein MESLPTTTAKSERRWRSKPLQNSRPTLLLAFFSCVAWLYVGGRLWQDSESRALLVSLLKRNADQRPKVLSVEDKLTVLGCKDLERRIVEAEMDLTLAKSQGYLKNQLRQSGSSSAQLLAVIGVYTGFGSKSKRHVFRGSWMPTGDALRKLEEKGVVIRFVIGRSANRGDSLDRIIDEENRSTKDFLILDGHEEAQEELPKKAKIFFSTAVQNWDAEFYVKVDDNINLDLEGLIGLLDRRRGQNSSYIGCMKSGDVISEDGKPWYEPEWWKFGDEKSYFRHASGSLMILSKNLTLYININSASLKTYAHDDISVGSWMMGVQATYIDDSRLCCSSIRQAKICWANLYLTILVNSFQIRCVLWHKERR; encoded by the exons ATGGAGAGCTTGCCGACGACGACGGCGAAATCGGAAAGACGGTGGAGATCGAAGCCTCTTCAGAACTCCAGACCTACGCTCCTATTAGCTTTCTTCTCTTGCGTGGCTTGGCTCTATGTCGGCGGACG GTTGTGGCAAGATTCGGAAAGTAGAGCATTGCTCGTTTCCCTTCTCAAGCGGAACGCAGACCAG AGACCAAAGGTTCTTTCAGTCGAAGATAAGTTGACAGTGCTTGGATGCAA AGATCTGGAGAGGAGGATTGTGGAAGCTGAGATGGACCTGACATTGGCAAAGAGTCAAGGATACCTGAAGAATCAATTGCGACAAAGTGGATCTTCTTCTGCCCAACTTCTAGCTGTTATTGGAGTTTATACAGGGTTTGGTAGTAAATCGAAGCGCCATGTCTTCAGAGGATCTTGGATGCCGACAG gtGATGCATTGAGAAAACTCGAAGAAAAAGGAGTAGTCATACGTTTTGTAATTGGTCGGAG TGCTAACCGGGGTGATAGCTTAGATCGCATTATTGATGAGGAAAATCGCTCGACAAAGGATTTCCTAATTCTT GATGGTCATGAGGAGGCTCAAGAAGAGTTGCCGAAGAAAGCAAAGATCTTCTTCAGTACTGCCGTTCAAAACTGGGATGCAGAATTTTACGTCAAAGTTGATGATAATATTAACCTCGATCTTG AGGGGTTAATTGGACTTCTTGATCGTCGTCGTGGTCAAAACAGTTCTTATATTGGATGCATGAAATCGGGAGATGTGATATCTGAGGA CGGAAAGCCTTGGTATGAACCGGAGTGGTGGAAATTCGGAGATGAGAAATC GTACTTCCGACATGCATCTGGTTCACTTATGATTCTCTCCAAGAATTTGACtttgtatattaatattaacaG TGCTTCCTTGAAGACTTATGCTCATGATGATATATCAGTGGGTTCATGGATGATGGGTGTCCAAGCAACATATATAGATGATAGTCGCCTTTGCTGCAGTAGCATTAGACAAG ctAAGATCTGCTGGGCGAATCTGTATTTGACAATATTAGTGAACTCTTTCCAGATAAGGTGTGTTCTCTGGCATAAAGAAAGGAGATAA
- the LOC107421819 gene encoding ER membrane protein complex subunit 7 homolog — protein sequence MASSLRSNPIVLVLFLEMCFTLISSSLAISHSSGDGYTIHGRVKIPSIGSKGYGLPGKISNIKVILNGGHKITFLRPDGFFSFHNVPAGTHLIEVAAIGYFFSPVRVDVSARNPGKVQAALTENRRGLNEFVLEPLSEEQYYEIREPFSIMSVVKSPMGLMVGFMLIVVFLMPKLVENMDPEEMRRAQEEMRNQGVPSIANLLPGAGRSN from the exons ATGGCGTCGAGCTTGCGATCCAATCCAATAGTTCTCGTACTTTTCTTGGAGATGTGCTTCACTCTTATATCTTCCTCGCTCGCAATTTCTCATAG TTCCGGTGATGGTTACACTATTCATGGTCGAGTGAAGATCCCAA GTATTGGGTCTAAAGGATATGGTCTTCCTgggaaaatatcaaatatcaaagTTATACTTAATGGTGGCCATAAGATTACCTTTTTGAGGCCTGATGGATTTTTCTCATT CCATAACGTGCCAGCTGGGACTCATCTAATTGAAGTGGCTGCAATAGGCTATTTCTTTTCACCG GTCCGAGTTGATGTTAGTGCCAGAAACCCTGGGAAGGTACAGGCAGCGCTGACAGAAAACAGGAGGGGATTAAATGAGTTTGTTTTAGAGCCGTTGAGCGAAGAACAGTATTATGAG ATAAGGGAACCCTTCTCCATAATGTCAGTAGTAAAAAGCCCAATGGGTCTGATGGTTGGATTTATGCTGATTGTTGTGTTCCTAATGCCTAAGTTAGTAGAGAACATGG ATCCCGAAGAAATGAGGCGAGCACAAGAAGAAATGAGAAACCAAGGAGTTCCATCTATAGCAAACTTATTACCTGGTGCTGGGAGGAGCAATTAG
- the LOC107421146 gene encoding cysteine--tRNA ligase, chloroplastic/mitochondrial isoform X3 — MGTLLKCYKPLFLIQLSAFPNSARTFRLGTHRFFTFRKANIRCLSSPSSSQPLVKEKIRGKPENPWPSELWLHNTMSRKKEAFKPKVEGKVGMYVCGVTAYDLSHIGHARVYVTFDVLYRYLKHLGYQVCYVRNFTDVDDKIINRANELGEDPISLSRRFCEEFNQDMSYLQCLPPSVEPRVSDHMPQIKDMIKKIIDNGYAYIVDGDVYFTVDKFPEYGRLSGRKLEDNRAGERVAVDSRKKNPADFALWKSAKEGEPFWDSPWGPGRPGWHIECSAMSAAYLGYSFDIHGGGMDLVFPHHENEIAQSCAACEQTNISYWIHNGFVTIDSEKMSKSLGNFFTIRQVIDVYHPLALRLFLLSTHYRSPVNYSDVQLESASDRIFYIYQTLLDCEDVLSQHDEATRKDSIPPDTVDGINKFHNVVVASMSDDLRTPDVLAALSDPLKTINDLVHTRKGLVEGNSPKRQKPT; from the exons CCAACTCTCCGCATTTCCCAACTCAGCTCGGACGTTTCGACTCGGAACTCACCGTTTCTTCACCTTCCGCAAAGCCAATATCCGCTGCCTGAGTTCTCCGAGCTCTTCACAACCGTTGGTCAAAGAGAAAATTCGCGGCAAACCTGAGAATCCATGGCCGTCGGAGCTTTGGCTGCACAACACAATGAGCAGAAAGAAGGAGGCTTTCAAACCCAAAGTGGAAGGCAAAGTGGGTATGTATGTTTGCGGAGTCACTGCCTACGATCTCAGTCACATTGGCCATGCTCGCGTCTATGTCACTTTCGACGTTCTCTAtag ATATCTTAAACATTTGGGGTACCAAGTTTGCTATGTTCGCAATTTCACCGATGTCGATGACAAA ATAATTAATAGAGCAAATGAATTGGGAGAGGATCCGATCAGTTTGAGTAGACGGTTTTGCGAAGAGTTCAATCAAGATATGTCCTATCTTCAATGCCTGCCTCCTTCTGTGGAACCGCGAGTGTCGGATCACATGCCACAAATAAAAGACATGATCAAGAAG ATTATTGATAATGGGTATGCCTACATAGTTGATGGGGATGTATACTTCACTGTAGACAAGTTTCCAGAATATGGGCGTCTATCTGGGCGGAAGTTAGAAGATAACCGAGCTGGTGAGCGAGTTGCTGTTGACTCAAGGAAGAAAAATCCTGCCGATTTTGCTTTATGGAAG tcaGCAAAGGAGGGGGAACCCTTCTGGGACAGTCCATGGGGTCCTGGAAGACCTGGTTGGCATATTGAATGTAGTGCCATGAGTGCAGCTTATCTGGGTTACTCTTTTGATATACATGGTGGAGGTATGGACCTTGTGTTTCCTCACCATGAAAATGAAATTGCTCAGAGCTGTGCTGCTTGCGAGCAGACTAATATAAGCTATTGGATACACAATGGATTTGTCACTATTGACTCAGAGAAAATGTCCAAATCCCTTGGAAACTTCTTCACAATTAGGCAG GTTATAGACGTTTACCATCCATTGGCTTTGAGACTTTTCTTGTTGAGCACCCACTATCGGTCACCAGTCAACTATTCTGATGTACAGCTTGAAAGTGCTTCAGACCGTATTTTCTATATCTATCAG ACATTACTTGATTGTGAAGATGTTCTAAGCCAACATGATGAGGCAACTCGGAAAGATTCCATCCCACCTGATACCGTTGATGGCATCAATAAGTTTCATAACGTTGTTGTGGCATCAATGTCGGATGATCTTCGCACTCCCGATGTTCTGGCTGCACTATCTGATCcattaaaaacaattaatgaTCTTGTACATACTCGTAAG GGTTTAGTGGAGGGAAATAGCCCTAAGAGACAGAAACCAACCTAG
- the LOC107421845 gene encoding hydroxyproline O-galactosyltransferase HPGT3-like isoform X3, producing the protein MESLPTTTAKSERRWRSKPLQNSRPTLLLAFFSCVAWLYVGGRLWQDSESRALLVSLLKRNADQRPKVLSVEDKLTVLGCKDLERRIVEAEMDLTLAKSQGYLKNQLRQSGSSSAQLLAVIGVYTGFGSKSKRHVFRGSWMPTGDALRKLEEKGVVIRFVIGRSANRGDSLDRIIDEENRSTKDFLILDGHEEAQEELPKKAKIFFSTAVQNWDAEFYVKVDDNINLDLEGLIGLLDRRRGQNSSYIGCMKSGDVISEDGKPWYEPEWWKFGDEKSYFRHASGSLMILSKNLTLYININSASLKTYAHDDISVGSWMMGVQATYIDDSRLCCSSIRQDKVCSLA; encoded by the exons ATGGAGAGCTTGCCGACGACGACGGCGAAATCGGAAAGACGGTGGAGATCGAAGCCTCTTCAGAACTCCAGACCTACGCTCCTATTAGCTTTCTTCTCTTGCGTGGCTTGGCTCTATGTCGGCGGACG GTTGTGGCAAGATTCGGAAAGTAGAGCATTGCTCGTTTCCCTTCTCAAGCGGAACGCAGACCAG AGACCAAAGGTTCTTTCAGTCGAAGATAAGTTGACAGTGCTTGGATGCAA AGATCTGGAGAGGAGGATTGTGGAAGCTGAGATGGACCTGACATTGGCAAAGAGTCAAGGATACCTGAAGAATCAATTGCGACAAAGTGGATCTTCTTCTGCCCAACTTCTAGCTGTTATTGGAGTTTATACAGGGTTTGGTAGTAAATCGAAGCGCCATGTCTTCAGAGGATCTTGGATGCCGACAG gtGATGCATTGAGAAAACTCGAAGAAAAAGGAGTAGTCATACGTTTTGTAATTGGTCGGAG TGCTAACCGGGGTGATAGCTTAGATCGCATTATTGATGAGGAAAATCGCTCGACAAAGGATTTCCTAATTCTT GATGGTCATGAGGAGGCTCAAGAAGAGTTGCCGAAGAAAGCAAAGATCTTCTTCAGTACTGCCGTTCAAAACTGGGATGCAGAATTTTACGTCAAAGTTGATGATAATATTAACCTCGATCTTG AGGGGTTAATTGGACTTCTTGATCGTCGTCGTGGTCAAAACAGTTCTTATATTGGATGCATGAAATCGGGAGATGTGATATCTGAGGA CGGAAAGCCTTGGTATGAACCGGAGTGGTGGAAATTCGGAGATGAGAAATC GTACTTCCGACATGCATCTGGTTCACTTATGATTCTCTCCAAGAATTTGACtttgtatattaatattaacaG TGCTTCCTTGAAGACTTATGCTCATGATGATATATCAGTGGGTTCATGGATGATGGGTGTCCAAGCAACATATATAGATGATAGTCGCCTTTGCTGCAGTAGCATTAGACAAG ATAAGGTGTGTTCTCTGGCATAA
- the LOC107421146 gene encoding cysteine--tRNA ligase, chloroplastic/mitochondrial isoform X2 — translation MFAESLPTISVTLAMLASMSLSTFSIVRYLKHLGYQVCYVRNFTDVDDKIINRANELGEDPISLSRRFCEEFNQDMSYLQCLPPSVEPRVSDHMPQIKDMIKKIIDNGYAYIVDGDVYFTVDKFPEYGRLSGRKLEDNRAGERVAVDSRKKNPADFALWKSAKEGEPFWDSPWGPGRPGWHIECSAMSAAYLGYSFDIHGGGMDLVFPHHENEIAQSCAACEQTNISYWIHNGFVTIDSEKMSKSLGNFFTIRQVIDVYHPLALRLFLLSTHYRSPVNYSDVQLESASDRIFYIYQTLLDCEDVLSQHDEATRKDSIPPDTVDGINKFHNVVVASMSDDLRTPDVLAALSDPLKTINDLVHTRKGKKQNLRIESLAALEKTIRNVLSILGLMPASYSEILHQLREKALKRAKLTENQVLQKIEERTIARKNKEYEKSDAIRKDLAAVGITLMDSPDGTTWRPAVPLALQEQQVTET, via the exons ATGTTTGCGGAGTCACTGCCTACGATCTCAGTCACATTGGCCATGCTCGCGTCTATGTCACTTTCGACGTTCTCTAtag TCAGATATCTTAAACATTTGGGGTACCAAGTTTGCTATGTTCGCAATTTCACCGATGTCGATGACAAA ATAATTAATAGAGCAAATGAATTGGGAGAGGATCCGATCAGTTTGAGTAGACGGTTTTGCGAAGAGTTCAATCAAGATATGTCCTATCTTCAATGCCTGCCTCCTTCTGTGGAACCGCGAGTGTCGGATCACATGCCACAAATAAAAGACATGATCAAGAAG ATTATTGATAATGGGTATGCCTACATAGTTGATGGGGATGTATACTTCACTGTAGACAAGTTTCCAGAATATGGGCGTCTATCTGGGCGGAAGTTAGAAGATAACCGAGCTGGTGAGCGAGTTGCTGTTGACTCAAGGAAGAAAAATCCTGCCGATTTTGCTTTATGGAAG tcaGCAAAGGAGGGGGAACCCTTCTGGGACAGTCCATGGGGTCCTGGAAGACCTGGTTGGCATATTGAATGTAGTGCCATGAGTGCAGCTTATCTGGGTTACTCTTTTGATATACATGGTGGAGGTATGGACCTTGTGTTTCCTCACCATGAAAATGAAATTGCTCAGAGCTGTGCTGCTTGCGAGCAGACTAATATAAGCTATTGGATACACAATGGATTTGTCACTATTGACTCAGAGAAAATGTCCAAATCCCTTGGAAACTTCTTCACAATTAGGCAG GTTATAGACGTTTACCATCCATTGGCTTTGAGACTTTTCTTGTTGAGCACCCACTATCGGTCACCAGTCAACTATTCTGATGTACAGCTTGAAAGTGCTTCAGACCGTATTTTCTATATCTATCAG ACATTACTTGATTGTGAAGATGTTCTAAGCCAACATGATGAGGCAACTCGGAAAGATTCCATCCCACCTGATACCGTTGATGGCATCAATAAGTTTCATAACGTTGTTGTGGCATCAATGTCGGATGATCTTCGCACTCCCGATGTTCTGGCTGCACTATCTGATCcattaaaaacaattaatgaTCTTGTACATACTCGTAAG ggaaagaaacaaaatttacGAATAGAATCACTTGCAGCTTTGGAAAAGACAATCAGGAATGTGTTGAGTATTTTAGGACTCATGCCTGCAAGTTATTCCGAG ATCCTACATCAACTAAGAGAAAAAGCCTTGAAGCGTGCCAAATTAACAGAAAATCAAGTCTTGCAAAAAATTGAGGAAAGGACAATAGCAAGGAAGAATAAAGAATATGAAAAATCAGATGCAATCAGAAAAGATTTAGCTGCTGTGGGAATTACCCTTATGGACAGCCCAGATGGAACAACCTGGAGACCAGCTGTACCACTTGCACTTCAGGAGCAGCAGGTTACAGAAACTTAA
- the LOC107421845 gene encoding hydroxyproline O-galactosyltransferase HPGT3-like isoform X2 produces MESLPTTTAKSERRWRSKPLQNSRPTLLLAFFSCVAWLYVGGRLWQDSESRALLVSLLKRNADQRPKVLSVEDKLTVLGCKDLERRIVEAEMDLTLAKSQGYLKNQLRQSGSSSAQLLAVIGVYTGFGSKSKRHVFRGSWMPTGDALRKLEEKGVVIRFVIGRSANRGDSLDRIIDEENRSTKDFLILDGHEEAQEELPKKAKIFFSTAVQNWDAEFYVKVDDNINLDLEGLIGLLDRRRGQNSSYIGCMKSGDVISEDGKPWYEPEWWKFGDEKSYFRHASGSLMILSKNLTLYININSASLKTYAHDDISVGSWMMGVQATYIDDSRLCCSSIRQDLLGESVFDNISELFPDKVCSLA; encoded by the exons ATGGAGAGCTTGCCGACGACGACGGCGAAATCGGAAAGACGGTGGAGATCGAAGCCTCTTCAGAACTCCAGACCTACGCTCCTATTAGCTTTCTTCTCTTGCGTGGCTTGGCTCTATGTCGGCGGACG GTTGTGGCAAGATTCGGAAAGTAGAGCATTGCTCGTTTCCCTTCTCAAGCGGAACGCAGACCAG AGACCAAAGGTTCTTTCAGTCGAAGATAAGTTGACAGTGCTTGGATGCAA AGATCTGGAGAGGAGGATTGTGGAAGCTGAGATGGACCTGACATTGGCAAAGAGTCAAGGATACCTGAAGAATCAATTGCGACAAAGTGGATCTTCTTCTGCCCAACTTCTAGCTGTTATTGGAGTTTATACAGGGTTTGGTAGTAAATCGAAGCGCCATGTCTTCAGAGGATCTTGGATGCCGACAG gtGATGCATTGAGAAAACTCGAAGAAAAAGGAGTAGTCATACGTTTTGTAATTGGTCGGAG TGCTAACCGGGGTGATAGCTTAGATCGCATTATTGATGAGGAAAATCGCTCGACAAAGGATTTCCTAATTCTT GATGGTCATGAGGAGGCTCAAGAAGAGTTGCCGAAGAAAGCAAAGATCTTCTTCAGTACTGCCGTTCAAAACTGGGATGCAGAATTTTACGTCAAAGTTGATGATAATATTAACCTCGATCTTG AGGGGTTAATTGGACTTCTTGATCGTCGTCGTGGTCAAAACAGTTCTTATATTGGATGCATGAAATCGGGAGATGTGATATCTGAGGA CGGAAAGCCTTGGTATGAACCGGAGTGGTGGAAATTCGGAGATGAGAAATC GTACTTCCGACATGCATCTGGTTCACTTATGATTCTCTCCAAGAATTTGACtttgtatattaatattaacaG TGCTTCCTTGAAGACTTATGCTCATGATGATATATCAGTGGGTTCATGGATGATGGGTGTCCAAGCAACATATATAGATGATAGTCGCCTTTGCTGCAGTAGCATTAGACAAG ATCTGCTGGGCGAATCTGTATTTGACAATATTAGTGAACTCTTTCCAGATAAGGTGTGTTCTCTGGCATAA
- the LOC107421146 gene encoding cysteine--tRNA ligase, chloroplastic/mitochondrial isoform X1: protein MGTLLKCYKPLFLIQLSAFPNSARTFRLGTHRFFTFRKANIRCLSSPSSSQPLVKEKIRGKPENPWPSELWLHNTMSRKKEAFKPKVEGKVGMYVCGVTAYDLSHIGHARVYVTFDVLYRYLKHLGYQVCYVRNFTDVDDKIINRANELGEDPISLSRRFCEEFNQDMSYLQCLPPSVEPRVSDHMPQIKDMIKKIIDNGYAYIVDGDVYFTVDKFPEYGRLSGRKLEDNRAGERVAVDSRKKNPADFALWKSAKEGEPFWDSPWGPGRPGWHIECSAMSAAYLGYSFDIHGGGMDLVFPHHENEIAQSCAACEQTNISYWIHNGFVTIDSEKMSKSLGNFFTIRQVIDVYHPLALRLFLLSTHYRSPVNYSDVQLESASDRIFYIYQTLLDCEDVLSQHDEATRKDSIPPDTVDGINKFHNVVVASMSDDLRTPDVLAALSDPLKTINDLVHTRKGKKQNLRIESLAALEKTIRNVLSILGLMPASYSEILHQLREKALKRAKLTENQVLQKIEERTIARKNKEYEKSDAIRKDLAAVGITLMDSPDGTTWRPAVPLALQEQQVTET from the exons CCAACTCTCCGCATTTCCCAACTCAGCTCGGACGTTTCGACTCGGAACTCACCGTTTCTTCACCTTCCGCAAAGCCAATATCCGCTGCCTGAGTTCTCCGAGCTCTTCACAACCGTTGGTCAAAGAGAAAATTCGCGGCAAACCTGAGAATCCATGGCCGTCGGAGCTTTGGCTGCACAACACAATGAGCAGAAAGAAGGAGGCTTTCAAACCCAAAGTGGAAGGCAAAGTGGGTATGTATGTTTGCGGAGTCACTGCCTACGATCTCAGTCACATTGGCCATGCTCGCGTCTATGTCACTTTCGACGTTCTCTAtag ATATCTTAAACATTTGGGGTACCAAGTTTGCTATGTTCGCAATTTCACCGATGTCGATGACAAA ATAATTAATAGAGCAAATGAATTGGGAGAGGATCCGATCAGTTTGAGTAGACGGTTTTGCGAAGAGTTCAATCAAGATATGTCCTATCTTCAATGCCTGCCTCCTTCTGTGGAACCGCGAGTGTCGGATCACATGCCACAAATAAAAGACATGATCAAGAAG ATTATTGATAATGGGTATGCCTACATAGTTGATGGGGATGTATACTTCACTGTAGACAAGTTTCCAGAATATGGGCGTCTATCTGGGCGGAAGTTAGAAGATAACCGAGCTGGTGAGCGAGTTGCTGTTGACTCAAGGAAGAAAAATCCTGCCGATTTTGCTTTATGGAAG tcaGCAAAGGAGGGGGAACCCTTCTGGGACAGTCCATGGGGTCCTGGAAGACCTGGTTGGCATATTGAATGTAGTGCCATGAGTGCAGCTTATCTGGGTTACTCTTTTGATATACATGGTGGAGGTATGGACCTTGTGTTTCCTCACCATGAAAATGAAATTGCTCAGAGCTGTGCTGCTTGCGAGCAGACTAATATAAGCTATTGGATACACAATGGATTTGTCACTATTGACTCAGAGAAAATGTCCAAATCCCTTGGAAACTTCTTCACAATTAGGCAG GTTATAGACGTTTACCATCCATTGGCTTTGAGACTTTTCTTGTTGAGCACCCACTATCGGTCACCAGTCAACTATTCTGATGTACAGCTTGAAAGTGCTTCAGACCGTATTTTCTATATCTATCAG ACATTACTTGATTGTGAAGATGTTCTAAGCCAACATGATGAGGCAACTCGGAAAGATTCCATCCCACCTGATACCGTTGATGGCATCAATAAGTTTCATAACGTTGTTGTGGCATCAATGTCGGATGATCTTCGCACTCCCGATGTTCTGGCTGCACTATCTGATCcattaaaaacaattaatgaTCTTGTACATACTCGTAAG ggaaagaaacaaaatttacGAATAGAATCACTTGCAGCTTTGGAAAAGACAATCAGGAATGTGTTGAGTATTTTAGGACTCATGCCTGCAAGTTATTCCGAG ATCCTACATCAACTAAGAGAAAAAGCCTTGAAGCGTGCCAAATTAACAGAAAATCAAGTCTTGCAAAAAATTGAGGAAAGGACAATAGCAAGGAAGAATAAAGAATATGAAAAATCAGATGCAATCAGAAAAGATTTAGCTGCTGTGGGAATTACCCTTATGGACAGCCCAGATGGAACAACCTGGAGACCAGCTGTACCACTTGCACTTCAGGAGCAGCAGGTTACAGAAACTTAA